DNA from Quercus lobata isolate SW786 chromosome 1, ValleyOak3.0 Primary Assembly, whole genome shotgun sequence:
aagaagatcacgAGCTTTTTAAAAGGCCagaagtgaaagaagaagaaaaacaagaagaagaagaagataaatgcAAGATTTCAGTTTCCTCGTTGGAGGTCAAAGTTCCATCTCTAGGAGAATTGAGGGACGTGGAAGATGATGACGATGGGTTCAGGACTCCAACTTCTTTGGATCACAAAATTCCAGACAGCCTTCAATGCCCACCTGCAccaagaaaaccaaaaccaattccatctacaaaaagaaaagccGGTCGAAGAAGAATTATGCTTGATCTATCAAATGAGATCGACTCATTGTTTCCTCCAGCTCTTCTAGTAGATCTTCGTGTTAAGATTAAGAGAATTAGACGAGGAGATGAAACCAAATGATGGTTAATTTTCTGTATGTTATGTGAAgcaaattatgttttttttttttttttcttttctttttaaggtgTAATTTTCCACATGAAACAGTATTTTATCTATGAAAATGGTGTTGTCATAAATGttatttcttcttcattttcatatttaagTTGATCTGTTCCTTCTATGTCTTTTCTTGTTTTAGATCAAGAATTTTATCAAGGTAGCTTGTTTTCTGGCAATAGACCCAGATCTGAATCTTTATAAATTGTTTACGTGAAACGGTGAAAGATCAAAACCAAAGTAGAAGTCACCAATCACTAATATTCATAGGATACCAATATAACTGCACTATGATTTTATCTTCtgaatttaaggtttttttttttcaactttttcataaaaagaGGACCTTTTGAGTTCTCAAGATTGAAAGTGGAggtccctttctctctctctctctgcactCAAAGTTGGATAGCATTGACTTCCTTTGAAATGGGCTGCATTGACTTTCCCGAGAGTAAAAGAACATCCTCCATCATTTTTACCAGCAGGATGTGAGAAAACCCAAGCGGGATATTCTATTCCTTCTCACAGGTGACAAAAATTATACAATGGTACTCAAAAGGATATCTCTAACTTCAAGGTTGTTTTTGCCCCCACCTACTGTTTACTACTATTTTcttttagtatttatttagtACATTTTAAAGGCACCTCTTTTAATTGCTATTTGCTACATCCACTCCACTATTTGAAGTTTCATTCCCTTTTATATAACATTGAGATGACAGATAAAATTATTGGAACTGGCAGAAGGAAAATGTCTAACTATCAATTCCAAGCAGCGCTGACTCTTGTTTCCCACGAGAACGAATACTCaatattgaaacttgaaagctaGGTAGGTTGCTGAATATAGTACATTCAtcagttcttttttatttatttttttcaaccaCAAGGAATTTTTGGCTTCAAGAGACAAGGCACttaagagaaaggaaagaaaaaaaaaaaaaaaaaaaaaggctttttggcctttattttgttttcagaATGAATTTAATGTGCTAGGCATAGAAACTTTGGAATAATGATAATTGTGAATATGAAGCACTTCATATATATTGTGTGTGTTCGTATATATTTGGTTATAAAATAGGGTTGTGAATATGAAGTACTTCATATTAGAGAAAGTGAGTCAGAGGAGGTTTCTATATTGGTGATAATTAAAGGtctgtttggtaatgttgttctaataaCGTTATTTAATTGTTATAGAAATGCGTATGAGTAGAAAGTGTTGTGGAAATACATGTGTTATTTAGACAACGAGAACCGTTGTTCAAACAACGTTACCaaaatttctctccaaaatttctGTCTTTGTTCGAATTTTTGTTCTGTGGTCTAAGAACCAGTCTGGTGAAACTGGTCCACAAATGTGAAGTACCAATCTAGAAATCTTGATATATTAAAAGAAGCAGTCAGACTtgcatgcatgatatgcttgtCTGTTTTGATTTCAAGGTAATCCATCataaactattatttaaaaatctatTAGTCATAACAATTTGGAAATTACCAAATTTTGATTAAGCATTGAATTATACATTTTTTGGATCAAAGAAAAGACTGGACATTTGGTCAATggtaattttcttttgtcttctaGTGCTCAATATTATTAGATCCGTGCTCCCAAGCTTTGgagaactaaaattttttgtaaggatCTGTTTGCTCGAAAGCTTTGGATTGACAGAgaatttcatgatttttaaTTCTGACCCACAAGTGACACTAACTCCCATGATCGAAGTCAATTCTAATTGTGGGCTTTAATTAGCTCAAGTGATAAAGTCTTTTGtcgtcaaataagagatttggggttcataTTCCacttacacaaaaaaattgattggtatcTTAACCTGATTATAAAGAGCAATTATTATGGAGTtgatgttaaaagttaaaattctattgtatttatataaaaaaatcaataataattaataatatctaatgtaaaaattaaatttacaatcACACAAGAAGAATACAATAAATTACGTATAGAAATCATCAAATTGCCTACATCTATGAGTGGTAAGGAGTAACCACTGCATACTCTTGGTGCagtagtcactccacaagtatataTGCTTGTGGGATGTGAGGGGGCAagggtcagggttcaagtcttcaggagggagattcatacacatatatacttaaattaggctagattagaaattttatcttgtataaaagaaaaaaaatgagtggTAAGGAGTAGAAAGtataaatgagaaaataaagagaCCACAATAATGACATAACTCATTCAAAAATCTAAATCCAAATACACCCAAAGACTACTCTATCATTATTTTCAGCTAGTAGCATAAGCCAAGATAAGATATCTTTAGACCTAATTCTCTtgataaaacacacacacacacacacacacacacacacacacacacacacacacacacacacacacacacacacacactagtgatgggagaaatgaaaatttaattgaactAAAGCATACTAAAAAATCATAACTAAAGTCGGCTAGCATTCTTGAtgaaaatcaaactcaaaaggAAGTATGTTGGTGAACTTGTTTTAGATGGTAGGGAGAATAATAAGCAGCATTCTACAATAGGATTGTTACAAtcatggttaaatgattaaattcaccatttttcaatagcttaaacttttgagagaatcagtaatttaacatggttTCAGAGCAAGAAATTCTAACTTTGATCCCTATATTCGCTCTACctt
Protein-coding regions in this window:
- the LOC115949615 gene encoding cyclin-dependent protein kinase inhibitor SMR3-like, with product MFSEFKSLSFMGVSDSQMFLTEKDLNSMELNFLVRPTLDFQDQCPTAPSEEEEEDHELFKRPEVKEEEKQEEEEDKCKISVSSLEVKVPSLGELRDVEDDDDGFRTPTSLDHKIPDSLQCPPAPRKPKPIPSTKRKAGRRRIMLDLSNEIDSLFPPALLVDLRVKIKRIRRGDETK